The genomic segment GTTGGAAAATACCCGGAGCACCAATTTTAAACACTGTTTAAATAAGCAATAATCTAGAAGTTATTCCCTTGATGTGTACACACCCGGTTACCCTCCATCATATAGCAGCAGCTACATTCTTTTGCTGTTATTGGTATTATTTAGggactttattttattattgtggGTTCTTCTGCCTGTAGGACAAACATCTGTTGAGGTTATCCTTTCTGAGGCTACAAATAGTCCCACAGCCAAGCAAATATTTTGGATCCTTGAATTGTGGAGGTCTAAATCCGGGTTCATGTAAGTGACTTTTCAGCCAAACTACACCATGTGTTCCTGTCACATAGATCCTCCTCAAGACCAATAAGCAGGGATATTGTATTTTGATTCAGTAAATGTCACTCATTTCGTTCACAGTTAAAAACTCCCATGGATCGCCCCTCTTCTTGCTCCTGTTTTGACATTTGTCAATGGCTCacacattttttcccttttccgtCTACCGTTACCTGGGTGATTTGCTCTGAAGTGGGAGACAGCgtgaaaaaaagaggggggaatGATTGGATTTCCCATAACTGAAATGAGACGTTGACAGCAGAGACAAAAGAGAATAATGGCAGGCTGTCCCTAAGCCTGTTGAGTGACAGATTGGAAGTCTTTGTCCATAGTTTACCTCGGGATTTTAGTGTTCCGTGCTTGCGGCATTGGCGCTGTGCAACAACTCGTAACCCAGGGATTAAGTTGGATATTAGAATCTTTTTACATCCTGATGTGCACCTTGAGGCAACGTCTTCAGCATACTGTAGTTCATGTAACTATTAATATTTGACTCTCATTGACCATGTGCACGTTCTTTCTCCCAGTTCTGTACAGCTGCAATGGTGCACAGCGCTCCAGTGGTCCGAGAGGTCGCGGTGCGCATCATCTTGTTGGTGTACCGCCAGCATGGCGCCGCTGTCGTCAGCTACCTCCCGCCGAGAGATGCAGCGGTGCGGAAGAACTTCCTCTACAAAACCCTCTTTAATGAGTTTGCAAAGATAGACGGAAAGCTGGTGGAGACACAGGCAAGAATACCTCatcttgttttacatttaagtGAATCACATATATACAGAGGAATGGCATCAGAGTTAGCTGACTTGCCAAGTGTAAAACCCCCTAGAATTTACATAGTCAATCCTTTACACTGACAACAGACACATGAACCAGTACAGTGGGACACCTTGATTTGAGATAATATAGCATGAGAACACAGAAGAGGGAGAAATTTAGAGAACTGAGAAATGCAACATGTTTGTGTTCCTACTGTTGGGTGTCACGATGTCCAAACCGTTCCATTATCACAGTGAGATGTGGCTCAGT from the Takifugu flavidus isolate HTHZ2018 unplaced genomic scaffold, ASM371156v2 ctg1039, whole genome shotgun sequence genome contains:
- the LOC130519638 gene encoding centrosomal protein of 104 kDa-like, coding for MVEKLLAELGTENSGFTLENVMTFCTAAMVHSAPVVREVAVRIILLVYRQHGAAVVSYLPPRDAAVRKNFLYKTLFNEFAKIDGKLVETQGMGNEGDGETLKKDATKTEKHSQKGTI